Proteins encoded within one genomic window of Brachybacterium muris:
- a CDS encoding ATP-binding protein: MSVIDNDTKRKLREMGATALLDAIDAQDEAHVLGMSFQERLQLIVDEAHSIFNHGKVEGLIRRAGLRYPGADLRRLDLVEERGLNRNVIAQLATCSFIQRQQNVVFQGFTGSGKSYLGCALAKQACQHRLRAHYIRMPDLEEAWALAKDKPQGQTKFLRKYSTFSLLVIDEWLLDHPDEGMRSMLLELLERRYDTGSTVFCTQYPKKDWHARLGGAVHADAIMDRIVHNTIWIDTGDRNMREHTALPQ; this comes from the coding sequence GTGAGCGTGATCGATAACGACACGAAGCGGAAGCTGCGCGAGATGGGCGCGACCGCGCTGCTGGACGCGATCGATGCCCAGGATGAGGCTCACGTGCTGGGGATGTCGTTCCAGGAACGGCTCCAGCTGATCGTGGACGAGGCGCATTCCATCTTCAATCATGGAAAGGTCGAGGGTCTGATCCGCCGGGCGGGGCTGCGTTATCCCGGAGCGGACCTGCGGCGGCTGGATCTGGTCGAGGAACGGGGACTGAACCGGAACGTGATCGCGCAACTGGCAACCTGCTCCTTCATCCAGCGGCAACAGAACGTGGTCTTCCAGGGCTTCACCGGCTCAGGGAAGTCCTACCTCGGCTGCGCGCTGGCGAAGCAGGCCTGCCAGCACCGGCTCCGAGCCCACTACATCCGAATGCCCGACCTCGAAGAGGCCTGGGCCCTGGCAAAGGACAAGCCGCAGGGCCAGACGAAGTTCCTGCGGAAGTACTCCACGTTCTCGCTGCTGGTGATCGACGAGTGGCTGCTGGACCATCCTGACGAGGGAATGCGTTCGATGCTGCTGGAACTGCTCGAGCGCCGCTATGACACCGGCTCGACCGTGTTCTGCACCCAGTACCCGAAGAAGGACTGGCACGCCCGGCTCGGTGGAGCAGTCCACGCCGATGCGATCATGGACCGCATCGTGCACAACACAATCTGGATCGACACCGGCGACAGGAACATGCGAGAACACACCGCACTGCCCCAGTGA
- a CDS encoding FHA domain-containing protein codes for MSDNTEWNDRNLDHTSQLSAISPVDPTDDVDPGISSQDRAAIDNLPPDSALLIVRKGPNMGARFLLDSDTTVAGRHPNSEIFLDDVTVSRKHAAFVRDGSGFLVRDLGSLNGTYVNRERVDEVHLQPGQDVQIGKYRLTYHPFHGKA; via the coding sequence GTGTCCGACAACACCGAGTGGAACGACAGGAACTTGGATCACACGTCGCAGTTGAGTGCGATCTCGCCCGTCGATCCGACCGATGACGTCGATCCGGGCATCTCCTCGCAGGATCGCGCCGCGATCGACAATCTCCCCCCGGACAGCGCCCTGCTGATCGTCCGCAAGGGCCCGAACATGGGTGCGCGCTTCCTATTGGACTCGGACACCACCGTGGCCGGTCGGCACCCCAACAGCGAGATCTTCCTGGACGATGTCACCGTCTCCCGCAAGCACGCAGCCTTCGTGCGCGACGGCAGCGGCTTCCTGGTGCGCGACCTGGGGTCCCTCAACGGCACCTACGTGAACCGTGAGCGGGTGGACGAAGTCCACCTCCAGCCCGGCCAGGACGTCCAGATCGGCAAGTACCGCCTCACGTACCACCCGTTCCACGGGAAGGCCTGA
- a CDS encoding small basic family protein, with protein sequence MIAIIGLLLGVIIGVVVQPDVPVFLQPYLPIAVVAALDTLAGGLRAALDGAFDSHVFITSFLFNVVIAAFLVFLGDQLGVGAQLSTAVIVVLGIRIFSNAAAIRRRLFRS encoded by the coding sequence ATGATCGCCATCATCGGATTGCTGCTCGGCGTGATCATCGGTGTGGTGGTCCAGCCCGATGTCCCGGTGTTCCTGCAGCCGTATCTGCCCATTGCCGTGGTGGCCGCACTGGACACCCTCGCCGGGGGCCTGCGGGCGGCCCTGGACGGCGCCTTCGACTCGCACGTGTTCATCACCTCGTTCCTGTTCAACGTGGTGATCGCCGCGTTCCTGGTGTTCCTCGGGGACCAGCTCGGGGTGGGAGCACAGCTGTCCACCGCGGTGATCGTGGTGCTCGGCATCCGCATCTTCTCCAATGCCGCCGCGATCAGGCGACGGCTGTTCCGCTCATGA
- a CDS encoding MerR family transcriptional regulator, whose amino-acid sequence MNASRGDDRTAQSTVPAEPAQGVLFDEVVDVPGELGYRGPAACKAAGITYRQLDYWARTGLVEPSVRAASGSGSQRLYGFRDVLVLKVVKRLLDTGVSLQQIRVAVAALRERGIDDLAEITLMSDGASVYECTSAEDVFDLVQGGQGVFGIAVGRVWREVETELAVLPSVDPADDATLALQDELAARRRSRQAG is encoded by the coding sequence GTGAACGCCAGCCGAGGCGATGATCGCACCGCACAATCCACGGTGCCCGCCGAACCCGCTCAGGGAGTGCTGTTCGACGAGGTCGTCGACGTGCCCGGCGAGCTCGGGTACCGCGGTCCCGCCGCCTGCAAGGCCGCCGGCATCACCTACCGCCAGCTGGACTACTGGGCCCGCACCGGCCTGGTCGAGCCCTCCGTGCGCGCCGCCTCCGGCTCCGGCAGCCAGCGCCTGTACGGCTTCCGTGACGTGCTGGTGCTCAAGGTCGTCAAGCGCCTGCTCGACACCGGCGTCTCCCTCCAGCAGATCCGGGTGGCCGTCGCGGCCCTGCGTGAGCGCGGCATCGACGACCTCGCCGAGATCACCCTGATGAGCGATGGCGCCTCGGTGTACGAGTGCACCTCCGCCGAGGACGTCTTTGACCTGGTCCAGGGTGGCCAGGGCGTGTTCGGCATCGCCGTGGGCCGCGTATGGCGCGAGGTCGAGACCGAACTGGCCGTGCTTCCCAGCGTCGATCCGGCCGACGACGCCACCCTTGCCCTGCAGGACGAGCTGGCGGCCCGCCGCCGCTCCCGCCAGGCCGGTTGA
- a CDS encoding DUF881 domain-containing protein, which yields MTGTRTPESPREQRRAWRNLRGTLMPRANWSQVIVGLLCFLLGLSIVAQVGQREEDSLQGASQQELLRLLDESGRHVDSLEDENAELDRTLSTLEAGQEDDAAAQSAAAERLEDLEILAGTIPAHGRGVRVTIADPTGTVSTGTVLGVVQELRNAGAEVLQIGPVRVVASTAITTSADGGIVVDGTVVPSPYVIRAIGDPTVMEPALKIPGGAADTVASAGGTFTVRVEDEVQIDAVRELADPQHARVVK from the coding sequence ATGACCGGCACCCGCACCCCCGAATCGCCCCGCGAGCAGCGACGGGCGTGGCGCAACCTGCGCGGAACACTGATGCCGCGCGCCAACTGGTCGCAAGTGATCGTGGGGCTGCTGTGCTTCCTGCTGGGCCTGTCGATCGTGGCGCAGGTGGGCCAGCGGGAGGAGGACTCCCTGCAGGGCGCCTCCCAGCAGGAGCTGCTGCGGCTGCTGGACGAGTCCGGTCGCCACGTGGACTCCCTGGAGGACGAGAACGCCGAGCTCGACCGCACCCTGTCGACCCTGGAGGCCGGTCAGGAGGATGACGCCGCCGCGCAGAGTGCTGCGGCCGAGCGTCTCGAGGACCTCGAGATCCTTGCCGGCACCATCCCCGCCCACGGACGAGGCGTCCGGGTCACGATCGCGGACCCCACAGGGACTGTCTCCACCGGCACTGTGCTGGGAGTGGTGCAGGAACTGCGCAATGCCGGAGCCGAGGTCCTCCAGATCGGCCCGGTGCGGGTGGTGGCCTCGACCGCTATCACCACCTCGGCCGACGGCGGCATCGTGGTGGACGGCACCGTAGTGCCCTCGCCGTACGTGATCCGCGCCATCGGTGACCCCACCGTGATGGAGCCGGCGCTGAAGATCCCCGGCGGCGCAGCGGACACCGTCGCCTCCGCCGGTGGCACCTTCACCGTCCGGGTCGAGGACGAGGTGCAGATCGACGCGGTGAGGGAGTTGGCAGATCCCCAGCACGCGCGGGTGGTCAAGTGA
- a CDS encoding IS1380 family transposase codes for MNTTGLYPRPQVDVASVPAVGQAGGILLTQTLRATGLANELSRALAPWRKQFSRHDPGKILTDLALMLAVGGDCLADVATLRAEPEVYGPVASDPTISRLLTALAADVDKAENAISTARRNARKNAWAQAGHHAPNANATVKNPLVIDLDASLVTSHSEKEFARPTFKKGFGFHPLLAFVDHGTGGSGEMLTCLLRPGNAGSNTAADHKSVIADALAQVGMGSRPGKKVLVRIDGAGGTKKTLQELVKRRVSYSVGFTLPANTPELFRLIPKDVWEPAYNPGGDVRDGADVAELTGLLDLDEDWPTGMRVIVRRERPHPGAQLRFDDVDGYRLTAFATNTSTGQLADLEVRHRRRARCEDRIRAAKDMGLRNLPLTSFAQNRIWCQIVALASEITAWMGLLGYADQPARRWEPKRVRHRLFQIPATIARHARQQVLHLSDQSLWARIVLAGHARLTQLPAPAG; via the coding sequence GTGAATACTACCGGGTTGTATCCACGTCCTCAGGTTGATGTCGCATCGGTGCCCGCCGTCGGTCAAGCAGGCGGGATCCTGCTGACCCAGACGCTGCGGGCGACGGGCCTGGCCAACGAGCTGTCTAGAGCGCTGGCCCCGTGGAGGAAGCAGTTCTCGCGGCATGATCCGGGGAAGATCCTCACCGATCTTGCGCTGATGCTCGCGGTCGGTGGGGACTGCCTGGCCGACGTCGCGACGCTGCGGGCGGAACCGGAGGTGTATGGGCCTGTGGCCTCGGATCCGACGATCTCCCGCCTGCTGACCGCCCTGGCGGCTGACGTCGACAAGGCCGAGAACGCGATCAGCACGGCCCGCCGGAATGCTCGCAAGAACGCCTGGGCTCAGGCCGGGCATCACGCCCCCAATGCGAACGCAACGGTGAAGAATCCGCTGGTCATCGACCTGGATGCATCACTGGTGACGTCCCATAGCGAGAAGGAGTTCGCCAGGCCGACGTTCAAGAAGGGTTTCGGATTCCATCCGTTGCTGGCGTTCGTCGACCACGGCACCGGAGGAAGCGGAGAGATGCTGACCTGTCTCCTGCGCCCCGGTAACGCCGGTTCGAACACCGCCGCCGATCACAAGAGCGTGATCGCCGATGCGCTGGCTCAGGTGGGGATGGGGTCCCGGCCCGGGAAGAAAGTGCTGGTCCGGATTGACGGGGCCGGTGGCACGAAGAAGACGCTGCAGGAGCTCGTGAAGCGGCGGGTCTCGTACTCGGTCGGATTCACCCTGCCTGCGAACACGCCGGAACTGTTTCGCTTGATCCCGAAGGACGTGTGGGAGCCGGCCTACAACCCAGGCGGCGACGTCCGGGACGGCGCGGACGTCGCCGAACTGACCGGGCTGCTCGACCTCGACGAGGACTGGCCGACCGGGATGCGAGTCATCGTCCGGCGTGAGCGCCCTCATCCCGGGGCGCAGCTGCGGTTCGATGACGTCGATGGCTACCGGCTCACTGCGTTCGCGACCAACACCTCCACGGGCCAGCTCGCCGATCTCGAGGTGCGTCACCGTCGGCGTGCTCGTTGCGAGGACCGGATCCGGGCCGCGAAAGACATGGGCCTGCGGAACCTGCCCCTGACCTCGTTCGCGCAGAACCGGATCTGGTGCCAGATCGTGGCTCTGGCCAGTGAGATCACTGCCTGGATGGGGCTGCTCGGCTACGCCGACCAGCCCGCTCGGCGGTGGGAACCCAAACGCGTGCGCCACCGCCTGTTCCAGATCCCCGCGACCATCGCACGGCATGCTCGTCAGCAGGTCCTACACCTCTCGGACCAGTCACTCTGGGCCCGGATCGTCCTGGCAGGCCACGCCCGCCTCACCCAACTCCCCGCCCCCGCCGGATAG
- the istA gene encoding IS21 family transposase: protein MVRKIRAKLVLQLRAEGLSGRAISSSQGMSRKSVRAVFEAADAAGIGWGDIADVADEQVYARLFPGRGEHESVFAQPDWEQVHREMARVGVTLKLLHGEYFDATTAAGDPAMGYDRFCRTYQHHVMVTGAASRVGHKAGQSVEVDWSGPTMELADPVTGEVSKVFLFVACLPFSRYAFCFPALDMRQESWLRAHVAMFEALGGTVPRIVPDNLKTGVVKHPREGEIVLNDAYREMAAHYSAAVLPGRVRKPKDKASVENTVAHVATWVIAGLRDQRFTSLPELAAAIGQRMEAYNAEPFQKRPGSRASVFDAEERPLLTPLPAVPYEISTWHYGRRVGRNGHVTFARNFYSAPFAHIGAKVDLRITARTLEIYQGSQRLTSHLLLPETASNEYRTNDADLPAGERFQAWDAQRVRAWADRVGPATVIVIQRIFESVPIVEQGLDPALAVLRLSRRFSVDRVEAACALALTGRVRSPRYAHLHPILATGQDKVAALRPPREEPAEDGGYVRGADYYAGGVR from the coding sequence ATGGTACGGAAGATCAGGGCGAAGCTGGTGCTCCAGCTGCGCGCAGAAGGTCTGTCGGGGCGAGCGATTTCGTCCTCGCAGGGCATGTCCCGCAAGTCCGTGAGGGCGGTGTTCGAGGCCGCTGACGCTGCAGGGATCGGGTGGGGCGATATCGCGGACGTCGCCGATGAGCAGGTGTATGCCCGGTTGTTCCCGGGCCGGGGCGAGCACGAGAGCGTGTTCGCACAGCCGGACTGGGAACAGGTCCATCGAGAGATGGCCAGGGTCGGCGTGACGCTGAAGCTGTTGCACGGCGAGTACTTCGACGCGACCACGGCGGCTGGGGATCCGGCGATGGGGTATGACCGGTTTTGCCGCACCTACCAGCACCACGTCATGGTCACCGGTGCCGCTTCGAGAGTCGGTCACAAGGCCGGCCAGAGCGTGGAGGTCGACTGGTCCGGCCCCACGATGGAGCTGGCCGATCCGGTCACCGGCGAGGTCTCGAAGGTGTTCTTGTTCGTTGCCTGCCTGCCTTTTTCTCGTTACGCGTTCTGCTTCCCGGCGCTGGATATGCGCCAGGAGTCCTGGCTGCGAGCGCACGTAGCGATGTTCGAGGCGCTGGGCGGGACGGTCCCGAGGATCGTTCCGGACAACCTCAAGACCGGTGTGGTGAAGCACCCCCGCGAGGGCGAGATCGTCCTGAACGATGCGTATCGCGAGATGGCAGCGCATTACTCGGCGGCGGTGCTCCCGGGGAGGGTGCGGAAACCGAAAGACAAGGCGAGCGTGGAGAACACCGTCGCGCACGTCGCGACCTGGGTCATCGCCGGGCTGCGGGATCAGCGATTCACGTCCCTGCCCGAACTTGCAGCCGCCATCGGGCAGCGGATGGAGGCCTATAACGCGGAGCCGTTCCAGAAGCGGCCCGGATCCCGCGCCAGCGTGTTCGACGCGGAGGAGCGGCCGCTGCTGACGCCGCTGCCGGCGGTGCCCTACGAGATCTCGACATGGCACTACGGACGACGAGTGGGCAGGAACGGGCACGTCACGTTCGCGCGGAACTTCTACTCCGCGCCGTTCGCGCACATCGGCGCGAAGGTCGATCTGCGCATCACGGCCCGGACGCTGGAGATCTATCAGGGCAGCCAGCGACTGACCAGTCACCTGCTGCTCCCGGAGACCGCGAGCAATGAGTACCGCACCAACGACGCGGACCTACCTGCGGGCGAGCGTTTCCAGGCCTGGGACGCGCAGAGGGTGCGGGCGTGGGCAGATCGGGTCGGGCCGGCCACGGTGATCGTGATCCAGCGGATCTTCGAGTCCGTGCCGATCGTGGAACAGGGCCTGGATCCCGCGTTGGCGGTGCTACGGCTCTCTCGCCGCTTCTCCGTAGATCGGGTCGAGGCGGCCTGCGCACTCGCGCTGACGGGACGGGTCCGTTCACCGCGCTATGCGCATCTGCACCCGATCTTGGCCACCGGGCAGGACAAGGTCGCCGCCCTGCGTCCACCCCGCGAGGAACCCGCGGAAGACGGCGGATACGTCCGTGGCGCCGACTACTACGCCGGAGGTGTCCGGTGA
- a CDS encoding DUF881 domain-containing protein, protein MSLLRALTSNPLDVEALRGTEDGHEDEAPADTRLTRTLTVAAAVVLGFGVAISVTNLREAAAPENSPRAQLQQRVLESRTHADELETHREETTEKIAALQEQVLENGDTGAAERVAAYEQATGAVPMSGPGVVLSLTDSAPLPADPGTTGGAVNRVTDGDLQIAVNGLWAAGAEAVSINGQRITSTSAIRRAGDAVLVDFRPLSPPYRITALGDSEALRAAVDDSETGTYLNQLASRFGIRQSWEAGEELTVPARTTATLREASGVQAERGAVPTDEPTAEGSGTDEPPTNDPEGDNS, encoded by the coding sequence ATGTCTCTGCTGCGCGCCCTCACCTCGAACCCGCTGGACGTGGAGGCCCTGCGCGGCACCGAGGACGGCCATGAGGACGAGGCCCCGGCCGACACCCGCCTCACCCGCACCCTGACGGTCGCGGCAGCAGTGGTGCTCGGTTTCGGTGTGGCGATCTCGGTGACCAACCTGCGTGAGGCCGCCGCTCCGGAGAACAGTCCCCGTGCTCAGTTGCAGCAGCGGGTGCTGGAGTCCCGCACCCATGCTGATGAGCTCGAGACCCACCGCGAGGAGACCACGGAGAAGATCGCCGCTCTGCAGGAGCAGGTGCTGGAGAACGGTGACACCGGCGCTGCCGAGCGCGTGGCCGCGTACGAGCAGGCCACCGGCGCGGTCCCCATGAGCGGTCCGGGTGTGGTGCTCTCTCTCACCGACTCCGCCCCACTGCCTGCGGATCCGGGTACCACCGGCGGTGCAGTGAACCGGGTGACCGATGGGGATCTCCAGATCGCGGTCAACGGCCTGTGGGCCGCCGGTGCCGAGGCCGTGTCGATCAACGGCCAGCGCATAACCTCCACCAGCGCCATCCGCCGCGCCGGGGATGCGGTACTGGTGGACTTCCGGCCGCTGTCCCCGCCCTACCGGATCACCGCCCTGGGGGACAGCGAGGCCCTGCGCGCCGCCGTCGACGACAGCGAGACCGGTACCTATCTGAACCAGTTGGCCAGCCGCTTCGGAATCCGGCAGTCCTGGGAGGCGGGGGAGGAGCTCACCGTTCCTGCCCGCACCACCGCCACCCTGCGCGAGGCCTCCGGGGTGCAGGCCGAGCGCGGAGCCGTCCCCACGGATGAGCCCACCGCCGAAGGCTCCGGCACCGACGAACCGCCCACGAACGATCCCGAGGGGGACAACTCATGA
- a CDS encoding MerR family transcriptional regulator: protein MLELLRDEFPDLAHSKLHYLEAEGLIAPERTGSGYRKYSRDDVDRLLFVLRAQRDRFWPLKVIKEHLLEHGVDAAASSTVTSIASRPGPSAQIQAVRLDRRGLALQAKVDEDFITELEQYGLLADGLLFYGAAELEITNAARQLAEVGLHPRHLVMLRTSAEREAHMINSIARPLSRPRDAAARGGAEDLARDLGESMIGLHSALLRSKLRER from the coding sequence GTGCTCGAACTGCTGCGTGACGAGTTCCCGGATCTCGCGCACTCCAAGCTGCACTACCTCGAGGCCGAGGGGCTGATAGCTCCAGAGCGCACAGGTTCCGGCTACCGCAAGTACTCACGGGACGATGTGGACCGGCTGCTGTTCGTCCTTCGTGCTCAGCGGGACCGGTTTTGGCCACTCAAGGTGATCAAGGAGCACCTGCTCGAGCACGGGGTGGACGCTGCGGCCAGTTCCACGGTGACCTCGATCGCCTCGAGGCCCGGCCCCTCCGCACAGATCCAGGCGGTGCGCCTGGACCGCCGGGGCCTCGCCCTGCAGGCGAAGGTGGACGAGGACTTCATCACCGAGCTGGAGCAGTACGGACTGCTGGCCGACGGCCTGCTGTTCTACGGTGCCGCAGAGCTGGAGATCACCAACGCTGCACGTCAGCTGGCCGAGGTGGGCCTGCATCCGCGGCACCTGGTGATGCTGCGCACCTCCGCCGAGCGTGAGGCGCACATGATCAACTCCATCGCCCGGCCGCTGTCCCGGCCCCGGGACGCCGCAGCCCGCGGGGGAGCGGAGGATCTTGCACGGGACCTGGGGGAGTCGATGATCGGCCTGCACAGCGCCCTGCTGCGCTCGAAGCTGCGCGAGCGCTGA
- a CDS encoding WhiB family transcriptional regulator produces the protein MSRKNIATLTVPAGAEAEWARLRDGIAALPVAVPCAGPERPFWHSTDVAEQAVAARACLECPLLDRCGDYATAAGERWGVWGGTTDKERRAGREARRATA, from the coding sequence ATGAGCCGGAAGAACATCGCGACGCTGACGGTCCCGGCGGGGGCTGAGGCGGAATGGGCGCGGCTCAGGGACGGGATCGCGGCGCTGCCGGTGGCGGTGCCGTGCGCCGGGCCGGAGCGGCCGTTCTGGCACAGCACGGACGTCGCGGAACAGGCCGTGGCGGCGCGGGCGTGCCTCGAGTGCCCGCTGTTGGACCGGTGCGGCGACTACGCCACCGCGGCCGGTGAGCGCTGGGGCGTGTGGGGCGGCACGACCGACAAGGAACGACGAGCAGGACGAGAGGCACGGAGGGCAACGGCATGA
- a CDS encoding tyrosine-type recombinase/integrase has product MTRTRTNANGEGSIYKRADGKWVAALVVEDPETGDRKRRVLYGRTRTEARQKLRAAQDRAEQDLPITDTRATLGEWIEKWITTTLEASDRKQSTRDLYATIARRYISEDPIARRTLDKLKPSDIEAFLLRMRNTPKDPESEDPDSAPKYSGSTIRTTYTVLRAILDGAKRDGLIARNPSEAVKRPAVERTEARYLTIPEARALMHASKGSRYHHAVVLIAHTGLRRGEALALRWDDVDLDTDNPAIRVRGTLARSRGRLTVTTPKTSQSIRTVPLAPDAVDALRAQRTAQKRDRLKAANVWTDTDFVFTTATGEPVDPRNLYRVVQVAARAAGLEHVGVHALRHTAATLMLEGGVNIKAVSSLLGHSSVAITGDVYAHVTDDTARAAMATLSGALGERTA; this is encoded by the coding sequence ATGACCCGCACCCGCACCAACGCCAACGGCGAGGGGTCGATCTACAAGCGCGCCGACGGCAAGTGGGTCGCCGCGCTCGTCGTCGAGGACCCCGAGACCGGCGACCGCAAGCGCCGAGTGCTCTACGGCCGCACCCGCACCGAGGCCCGCCAGAAGCTCCGCGCCGCCCAGGACCGCGCCGAGCAAGACCTCCCCATCACCGACACCCGCGCCACTCTCGGGGAATGGATCGAGAAGTGGATCACCACCACCCTCGAGGCAAGCGACCGCAAGCAGTCCACCCGCGACCTCTACGCCACCATCGCCCGCCGCTACATCAGCGAGGATCCCATCGCCCGCCGGACACTCGACAAACTCAAGCCGTCCGACATCGAGGCCTTCCTCCTGCGGATGCGGAACACACCGAAGGACCCCGAGAGCGAGGACCCCGACTCTGCGCCGAAGTACAGCGGCTCCACGATCCGCACGACGTACACCGTCCTCCGCGCGATCCTCGACGGCGCGAAGCGCGACGGGCTCATCGCCCGCAACCCCTCCGAGGCCGTGAAGCGGCCCGCCGTCGAGCGCACCGAGGCCCGCTACCTCACGATCCCCGAGGCCCGGGCGCTCATGCACGCGTCCAAGGGGTCCCGATACCACCACGCCGTCGTGCTCATCGCCCACACCGGCCTGCGCCGCGGCGAGGCGCTCGCCCTACGGTGGGACGACGTCGACCTCGACACCGACAACCCCGCGATCCGAGTCCGTGGCACACTCGCCCGATCCCGCGGCCGCCTCACCGTCACGACACCGAAGACCTCGCAGTCGATCCGGACCGTGCCCCTGGCCCCCGACGCGGTCGACGCGCTGCGAGCCCAGCGCACCGCCCAGAAGCGCGACCGGCTCAAGGCCGCGAACGTCTGGACCGACACCGACTTCGTCTTCACCACCGCCACCGGCGAGCCCGTCGACCCCCGCAACCTCTACCGCGTCGTCCAAGTCGCCGCGAGGGCCGCCGGCCTCGAGCACGTCGGCGTCCATGCCCTACGCCACACCGCCGCCACGCTCATGCTCGAGGGAGGCGTGAACATCAAGGCCGTCTCGTCCCTGCTCGGGCACTCGTCCGTCGCGATCACCGGCGACGTTTACGCCCACGTCACAGACGACACCGCCCGCGCCGCCATGGCCACGCTCAGCGGCGCACTGGGGGAGCGGACCGCGTGA
- a CDS encoding phage major capsid protein, translating into MNLKDKRADALAEAKAIAERATAAGRDLTDGEAALVDQKISEVEDLDKQLAKAAEHREWLERFAGNGDDEDDTGTASRLIFGRKGAGRRAAEALMSATTGPMGSKVMPTSVPQTVPLREDALPIAREGRPVTVFDLLPALVSQTPGWYFRQQVGRTFNAGIVGTGQVKPDSEITFRDIENRLAVFAHIAGPIPEHTLRDSAALGEFLQSELIYGLRLAVEDEVFTGDGSDIIGEDGTSVVGKHFAGLLNTSGVLDQPFTTDAVTTIAAGANRLEATGFNVAGVAVHPDDWHTMTTTRHAGGGFDLGGAVDAAARTVWGHQVVVSGGIPSGTAVALSEGSAAIRLGAEGLEVRAITINDDAARNQVRLRGEGRFALDVYRPAGINVLSLTAG; encoded by the coding sequence ATGAATCTCAAGGACAAGCGGGCTGACGCGCTCGCAGAAGCGAAGGCGATCGCTGAGCGGGCGACGGCTGCGGGCCGGGACCTGACCGACGGTGAGGCCGCGCTGGTCGACCAGAAGATCAGCGAGGTCGAGGACCTCGACAAGCAGCTCGCGAAGGCTGCTGAGCACCGGGAGTGGCTCGAGCGGTTCGCCGGCAACGGTGACGACGAGGACGACACGGGCACGGCGTCGCGGCTGATTTTCGGGCGGAAAGGTGCCGGGCGGCGTGCCGCGGAGGCGCTGATGAGCGCGACCACCGGGCCGATGGGCTCGAAGGTCATGCCGACGAGCGTGCCCCAGACGGTCCCGCTGAGGGAGGACGCGCTGCCGATCGCGCGTGAGGGTCGACCGGTGACCGTGTTCGACCTGCTGCCGGCGCTCGTCTCGCAGACGCCGGGTTGGTACTTCCGACAGCAGGTCGGTCGGACGTTCAACGCCGGCATCGTCGGGACCGGTCAGGTCAAGCCGGACAGCGAGATCACGTTCCGCGATATCGAGAACCGGCTCGCCGTGTTCGCGCACATCGCCGGACCGATCCCGGAGCACACCCTGCGGGACTCGGCCGCGCTCGGTGAGTTCCTCCAGTCGGAGCTGATCTACGGGCTGCGGCTCGCGGTCGAGGACGAGGTGTTCACCGGCGACGGCTCAGACATCATCGGCGAGGACGGCACGAGCGTCGTCGGCAAGCACTTCGCGGGGCTGCTGAACACGAGCGGTGTCCTGGATCAGCCGTTCACCACGGACGCGGTGACGACCATCGCGGCCGGCGCGAACAGGCTCGAGGCGACCGGCTTCAACGTCGCCGGCGTCGCCGTGCATCCGGACGACTGGCACACCATGACCACGACCCGGCACGCCGGCGGCGGCTTCGACCTCGGCGGGGCCGTCGACGCGGCGGCCCGCACCGTGTGGGGTCACCAGGTCGTCGTCTCGGGTGGCATCCCCTCGGGGACCGCGGTCGCGCTGAGCGAGGGCTCCGCCGCGATCCGTCTCGGGGCTGAGGGTCTCGAGGTCCGGGCGATCACGATCAACGACGACGCCGCGCGCAACCAGGTGCGGCTGCGCGGCGAGGGCCGGTTCGCGCTCGACGTCTACCGCCCGGCGGGGATCAACGTCCTGAGCCTCACCGCCGGCTGA
- a CDS encoding helix-turn-helix domain-containing protein, which produces METLLVPIEEAARAIGGSRSTVYRLIESGDLERVKIGRRALVTTESVRAYVDGLVSSDR; this is translated from the coding sequence ATGGAGACGCTGTTGGTGCCGATTGAGGAAGCGGCGCGCGCGATCGGTGGGAGCCGGTCGACGGTCTACCGGCTGATCGAGTCGGGTGACCTCGAGCGGGTCAAGATCGGACGCCGTGCCCTGGTGACGACGGAGTCCGTGCGGGCGTACGTCGACGGACTGGTCTCGTCGGACCGATGA